One window of Pseudomonas sp. FP198 genomic DNA carries:
- a CDS encoding PrgH/EprH family type III secretion apparatus protein, whose protein sequence is MTVPTAAVLQRYILRIFNGPLQGAEFPLGEGSTLFVVGPAQVLGNEARCASIPVSTIYVPLEQGGCNFEVLADQATSDGTPVRLLGDSVEVRHCAFQVRGWMGGLEIALRPENQSWAPGLFTLPGSEPIHPDALESWTAPSMRWAGGGLALLVSVIATGFWGLPEPTPEADIQALIAGASTKAQVLRGRDGSVYVFVASERDAGWSRQVLTRHDTLAGQVLLIDQERRRLEQLLVDHDPQLAWHFLDLKDPSVPRLLLSAQRNVLTPDKQAGLLEVLLAAAPYASDIVVQMQDDALLADAAQGGLERLALGFERTEHEGGVTFAVEGNLQDYELAAARGFVDEFYRQWGNRHVHFTVELKDDALKGKSFQTGPQGYVKTSASSWHFSQTNTVGDE, encoded by the coding sequence GTGACAGTCCCGACGGCCGCCGTTCTACAGCGCTATATCCTGCGGATCTTCAACGGTCCGTTGCAGGGTGCCGAGTTCCCGCTGGGCGAAGGCTCGACCTTGTTTGTGGTCGGGCCTGCGCAGGTGCTGGGGAACGAAGCGCGTTGCGCCAGCATTCCCGTCAGTACGATCTACGTGCCGCTGGAACAGGGTGGATGCAATTTCGAGGTATTGGCCGATCAGGCCACTTCCGATGGCACGCCGGTGCGGCTGCTGGGCGATTCGGTGGAGGTACGCCACTGTGCCTTCCAGGTCCGGGGCTGGATGGGGGGCCTGGAAATTGCCTTGCGTCCCGAAAACCAGTCCTGGGCTCCCGGACTTTTCACCCTGCCGGGCAGCGAGCCGATTCACCCAGATGCTTTGGAAAGCTGGACTGCGCCGTCGATGCGCTGGGCTGGTGGCGGGTTGGCACTGCTTGTGTCGGTGATCGCCACAGGTTTCTGGGGGCTGCCGGAGCCGACGCCCGAGGCGGATATCCAGGCATTGATCGCTGGGGCCAGTACGAAGGCGCAAGTGTTGCGCGGCCGTGATGGTTCGGTCTACGTCTTTGTCGCTTCCGAGCGCGATGCCGGCTGGAGTCGGCAGGTACTGACGCGTCACGACACTTTGGCCGGTCAGGTGTTGCTGATCGATCAGGAGCGCCGTCGATTGGAGCAATTGTTGGTCGATCACGATCCGCAACTGGCCTGGCATTTCCTCGATCTCAAGGACCCCTCGGTGCCGCGTCTGCTGCTCAGCGCGCAACGCAATGTGCTCACTCCGGACAAGCAGGCAGGGCTACTTGAAGTGCTGCTCGCGGCGGCGCCGTATGCCAGCGACATCGTGGTGCAGATGCAGGACGACGCGCTGCTTGCCGACGCGGCGCAAGGTGGCCTGGAACGGCTTGCATTGGGTTTCGAGCGGACCGAGCACGAAGGCGGCGTCACGTTCGCCGTCGAAGGCAACCTGCAGGACTACGAGCTGGCCGCCGCGCGCGGGTTCGTCGATGAGTTTTACCGGCAGTGGGGTAATCGTCATGTGCATTTCACCGTCGAGCTGAAGGACGACGCGCTCAAGGGCAAGTCGTTTCAAACCGGCCCGCAGGGCTACGTCAAGACGAGTGCTTCGTCCTGGCATTTTTCCCAGACAAACACAGTAGGTGACGAATGA
- the sctF gene encoding type III secretion system needle filament subunit SctF, whose product MSDTLPIRVPEFHDDFLGQQAQAFESGAVELKRILDKALEDLKGNASDPSMLAAYQAAFSSYTVFRNAQTNTVKGFKDIDMAIIQAAR is encoded by the coding sequence ATGAGCGATACCTTGCCCATAAGGGTTCCTGAATTTCACGATGATTTTCTTGGTCAGCAAGCGCAGGCATTTGAGTCTGGCGCCGTGGAGCTCAAAAGAATTCTGGATAAAGCCCTTGAGGATCTGAAGGGGAATGCCTCCGATCCTTCAATGCTGGCCGCCTACCAGGCCGCATTTTCGTCGTACACGGTGTTCCGAAACGCCCAGACCAACACGGTCAAGGGCTTCAAGGACATCGACATGGCGATCATCCAGGCGGCGCGCTGA
- the sctI gene encoding type III secretion system inner rod subunit SctI, producing the protein MSIQNLSPALIAQSSLSELRSPGEVPVVSLESRLIEAFAGSAVNSEQEVSAINRLAQHADVTDPEVLARLQEVTGQYNVDINLLNVLVRKAVGTAETLLRAS; encoded by the coding sequence ATGTCCATCCAGAACCTTTCCCCTGCGCTCATCGCCCAGTCATCTCTCAGCGAATTGCGTAGCCCCGGAGAAGTCCCGGTCGTTTCACTTGAATCCCGACTGATCGAGGCGTTCGCCGGCTCGGCGGTCAATAGCGAGCAGGAAGTGTCGGCGATCAATCGGCTGGCACAGCACGCCGATGTTACCGACCCTGAAGTGCTCGCACGCTTGCAGGAAGTGACAGGCCAGTACAACGTCGACATCAACTTGCTCAACGTGCTGGTACGCAAAGCGGTAGGCACCGCTGAAACCCTCTTGCGTGCATCATGA
- a CDS encoding secretion system protein translates to MSSEACLQAILAEPLAYLHRQRLVVPAGFDGPEARSLLNRMVLDGLALQGPGVASAPLTAVAQQWVRHWQQLPYIARLIGAARLMPDLARGAALLRLAEPVRRFACYGFGSGGALMLDGSPISVEQVDAAGLNALSSWCEQVPPHLLERLPLQFSEPVVRLHRQWPLAKPDPALFFLAVQHARFHPNPD, encoded by the coding sequence ATGTCGTCCGAGGCATGTCTGCAGGCGATCCTGGCCGAGCCTTTGGCTTACCTGCACCGGCAACGGCTGGTTGTCCCGGCAGGGTTCGATGGGCCCGAAGCGCGCAGCTTGCTCAATCGGATGGTGCTGGACGGGCTGGCGCTGCAGGGACCGGGGGTTGCGTCGGCGCCGCTGACGGCTGTGGCGCAACAATGGGTTCGTCATTGGCAACAATTGCCCTATATCGCCAGGTTGATCGGGGCCGCTCGCTTGATGCCGGACCTCGCGCGCGGCGCGGCGCTGCTGCGCCTGGCGGAGCCGGTCCGCCGGTTTGCCTGCTACGGTTTCGGTAGTGGCGGCGCACTGATGCTCGATGGCTCACCGATTTCAGTGGAGCAGGTCGATGCCGCCGGCCTCAACGCGTTAAGCAGCTGGTGCGAGCAGGTTCCGCCCCATCTGCTGGAGCGCCTGCCCCTGCAATTCTCCGAGCCGGTTGTTCGCCTGCACAGGCAATGGCCGCTCGCAAAACCTGACCCAGCTCTTTTTTTCCTGGCGGTGCAGCATGCTCGATTCCATCCGAACCCTGACTGA
- a CDS encoding oxygen-regulated invasion protein OrgB, producing the protein MLDSIRTLTDLPASSDAYLAREDIVAARRRHALQGEAQRRAREYIEQAHRDVEAVHAKAFQQGYAEGILRATGHLADALLEAQTLAFQLRKDLARAAGEMLSQALSSPHWLDEMLERWLQAQLPDDSDAVLHLLLPLHCRSRGNELLGHLRERWSGRLSLEYHAQERYVLRLADQLLEFNIETARQQLEPRLLANIANLPEAVRALDHASRQTLFDLCSSFAERPAESPLSEKTEVHPEN; encoded by the coding sequence ATGCTCGATTCCATCCGAACCCTGACTGACCTGCCTGCCAGCAGCGATGCGTACCTGGCGCGCGAGGACATCGTCGCTGCGCGTCGCCGCCACGCCTTGCAGGGTGAGGCCCAGCGTCGGGCGCGCGAGTATATCGAGCAGGCACACCGCGACGTTGAGGCAGTACACGCGAAGGCATTCCAGCAAGGCTATGCCGAGGGCATCCTGCGCGCGACCGGGCATCTGGCCGACGCTTTGCTTGAAGCGCAAACCTTGGCGTTCCAATTGCGCAAGGACCTGGCCCGGGCGGCGGGTGAGATGCTCTCGCAAGCTTTGAGTAGCCCGCATTGGCTGGATGAAATGCTTGAGCGTTGGCTTCAGGCACAGCTACCAGACGATTCTGACGCGGTACTGCACTTGCTGCTGCCGTTGCATTGCCGTTCGCGAGGCAACGAACTGCTGGGACACTTGCGTGAACGCTGGTCCGGCAGACTGAGCCTGGAATACCACGCTCAAGAGCGCTATGTGCTGCGGCTCGCGGATCAGTTGCTGGAATTCAACATCGAAACCGCCCGACAACAGCTGGAGCCACGGTTGTTGGCGAACATCGCCAATCTGCCTGAAGCGGTTCGCGCCCTGGACCATGCATCGAGACAGACACTCTTCGACTTGTGTTCGAGTTTCGCCGAGCGTCCGGCGGAGTCGCCACTCTCTGAAAAAACCGAGGTCCACCCTGAAAATTGA
- a CDS encoding quinone-dependent dihydroorotate dehydrogenase, which translates to MYTLARELLFKLSPETSHDLSLDLIGAGGRLGLNGLLCKAPAKLPVTVMGLEFPNPVGLAAGLDKNGAAIDGFAQLGFGFVEIGTVTPRPQPGNPKPRLFRLPQAEAIINRMGFNNLGVDHLLARVAAAKYKGVLGINIGKNFDTPVERAVDDYLICLDKVYAHASYVTVNVSSPNTPGLRSLQFGDSLKQLLADLARRRAELAVTHGRHVPLAIKIAPDMSDEETAQVAQALIETGMDAVIATNTTLGREGVEGLEHGDEAGGLSGAPVRDKSTHTVKVLAGELAGRLPIIAAGGITEGRHAAEKITAGASLVQIYSGFIYKGPTLIRESVDAIAALG; encoded by the coding sequence ATGTACACCCTGGCCCGTGAACTGCTGTTCAAACTTTCCCCGGAAACTTCCCATGATCTGTCCCTGGACCTGATCGGCGCGGGTGGACGTTTGGGGCTCAACGGGTTGCTGTGCAAGGCCCCGGCAAAACTGCCGGTGACAGTCATGGGCCTGGAATTTCCCAACCCGGTCGGCCTGGCCGCCGGCCTGGACAAGAATGGCGCGGCCATCGACGGGTTTGCCCAGCTGGGGTTCGGCTTCGTTGAAATCGGCACCGTGACGCCGCGTCCGCAGCCGGGTAACCCCAAGCCACGGCTGTTCCGTTTGCCGCAGGCCGAGGCGATCATCAACCGCATGGGCTTCAACAACCTGGGCGTGGATCATCTGCTGGCCCGTGTGGCCGCGGCCAAGTACAAGGGTGTGCTGGGGATCAACATCGGCAAGAACTTCGATACGCCGGTGGAGCGCGCCGTCGACGATTACCTGATCTGCCTGGACAAGGTCTACGCTCACGCCAGTTATGTGACCGTCAACGTCAGTTCGCCGAACACGCCAGGGCTGCGCAGCCTGCAGTTCGGCGATTCGCTCAAGCAACTGCTGGCCGACCTGGCGCGACGTCGCGCGGAACTGGCGGTGACGCACGGCAGGCATGTGCCGCTGGCCATCAAGATTGCCCCGGACATGAGCGACGAAGAAACCGCCCAGGTGGCCCAGGCCTTGATCGAGACCGGCATGGATGCGGTGATCGCCACCAACACCACGCTGGGCCGCGAAGGTGTGGAAGGCCTGGAGCATGGTGACGAGGCGGGCGGCCTGTCCGGCGCTCCGGTGCGCGACAAGAGCACCCACACGGTGAAAGTGCTGGCCGGCGAATTGGCGGGACGCTTGCCGATCATCGCGGCGGGCGGTATTACCGAAGGCCGGCATGCCGCCGAGAAGATCACGGCAGGGGCGAGCCTGGTGCAGATTTATTCCGGATTCATCTACAAAGGCCCGACGTTGATTCGCGAGTCGGTGGATGCGATTGCGGCGTTGGGTTGA
- the rmf gene encoding ribosome modulation factor: MRRLKRDPLERAFLRGYQYGVGGKSRELCPFTLPSVRQAWINGWREGRGDNWDGMTGTAGIHRLNELHAVG, from the coding sequence ATGAGAAGACTTAAGCGTGATCCGTTGGAAAGAGCATTTTTACGCGGTTACCAATATGGCGTTGGTGGTAAATCCCGTGAGCTTTGCCCCTTTACTCTACCGTCGGTACGTCAAGCCTGGATCAACGGCTGGCGAGAAGGACGCGGCGACAACTGGGACGGTATGACCGGCACTGCGGGTATCCACAGACTCAACGAACTTCACGCCGTCGGCTGA
- the rlmKL gene encoding bifunctional 23S rRNA (guanine(2069)-N(7))-methyltransferase RlmK/23S rRNA (guanine(2445)-N(2))-methyltransferase RlmL yields the protein MSDRFELFLTCPKGLEGLLLEEAVGLGLEEAREHTSAVRGIADMETAYRLCLWSRLANRVLLVLKRFAMKDAEDLYHGVLDVDWQDHMLADGTLAVEFSGHGSGIDNTHFGALKVKDAIVDKLRTPSGERPSIDKLNPDLRIHLRLDRGEAILSLDLSGHSLHQRGYRLQQGAAPLKENLAAAILIRAGWPRIAAEGGALADPMCGVGTFLVEAGMIAADMAPNLRRQQWGFTAWLGHVPALWKKLHEEASERAAAGLAKPPLWIRGYEADPRLIQPGRNNVERAGLSEWIKIYQGEVATFEPRPDQNQKGLVICNPPYGERLGDEASLLYLYQNLGERLRQACLNWEAAVFTGAPDLGKRMGIRSHKQYSFWNGALPCKLLLIKVLPDQFVTGERRTPEQRQAEREQAVYDQTPEVPQERQYNKNGNPIKPAPAPAPVVEQARLSEGGQMFANRLQKNLKLLGKWAKREGVDCYRVYDADMPEYSMAIDLYHDWVHVQEYVAPKSIDPEKASARLFDALAAIPQALNVDKSRVVIKRRERQSGTRQYERQSAQGKFTEVNEGGVKLLVNLTDYLDTGLFLDHRPMRLRIQKEAAGKRFLNLFCYTATASVHAAKGGARSTTSVDLSKTYLDWARRNLSLNGFSDKNRLEQGDVMAWLEASRDEYDLIFIDPPTFSNSKRMEGVFDVQRDHVQLLDLAMARLAPGGVLYFSNNFRKFQLEANLGERYAVEEITAGTIDPDFARNSKIHRAWKIMAR from the coding sequence ATGTCCGATCGTTTCGAACTCTTCCTCACCTGCCCCAAGGGCCTCGAAGGCCTGCTTCTCGAGGAAGCCGTCGGGCTTGGCCTTGAAGAGGCGCGCGAGCACACCTCGGCCGTTCGCGGCATCGCCGACATGGAAACGGCCTATCGCCTGTGCCTGTGGTCGCGCCTGGCGAACCGCGTATTGCTGGTGCTCAAGCGCTTCGCGATGAAAGACGCGGAAGACCTGTACCACGGCGTGCTGGACGTCGACTGGCAAGACCACATGCTCGCCGATGGTACCTTGGCGGTCGAGTTCAGCGGTCACGGCTCGGGCATCGACAACACGCATTTCGGCGCCTTGAAGGTCAAGGATGCCATTGTCGACAAGCTGCGCACGCCGTCGGGCGAGCGGCCATCCATCGACAAGCTCAACCCGGACCTGCGCATCCACCTGCGCCTGGACCGTGGCGAAGCAATCCTGTCCCTCGACCTTTCGGGCCATAGCCTGCACCAACGTGGCTATCGCTTGCAGCAGGGCGCCGCCCCGCTGAAGGAAAACCTCGCCGCCGCGATCCTGATTCGCGCCGGTTGGCCACGCATTGCCGCCGAAGGCGGGGCGCTGGCCGACCCGATGTGCGGCGTCGGCACGTTCCTGGTGGAAGCCGGCATGATCGCCGCCGACATGGCGCCGAACCTGCGTCGCCAGCAATGGGGTTTTACCGCCTGGCTCGGCCACGTGCCGGCGTTATGGAAAAAACTCCACGAAGAAGCCAGCGAGCGCGCCGCCGCCGGGCTGGCCAAGCCACCGTTGTGGATTCGCGGCTACGAAGCTGACCCACGGCTGATCCAGCCGGGCCGCAACAACGTCGAACGTGCGGGTCTGAGCGAGTGGATCAAGATCTATCAGGGCGAAGTCGCCACCTTCGAGCCGCGCCCGGACCAGAACCAGAAGGGCCTGGTGATCTGCAACCCGCCGTACGGCGAGCGTCTGGGCGACGAAGCCAGCCTGCTCTATCTGTACCAGAATCTCGGTGAACGCCTGCGCCAGGCCTGCCTCAACTGGGAGGCCGCGGTGTTCACTGGCGCGCCGGACCTGGGCAAGCGCATGGGTATTCGCAGCCACAAGCAGTATTCGTTCTGGAACGGCGCGTTGCCGTGCAAGTTGCTGCTGATCAAGGTGCTCCCGGATCAGTTCGTCACTGGCGAGCGGCGCACCCCGGAACAACGCCAGGCCGAGCGTGAACAGGCTGTCTACGATCAAACCCCTGAAGTACCGCAAGAGCGCCAGTACAACAAGAATGGCAACCCGATCAAACCGGCCCCGGCGCCAGCCCCTGTGGTCGAGCAGGCGCGGTTGAGCGAAGGCGGGCAGATGTTCGCCAATCGCCTGCAGAAAAATCTCAAGCTGCTGGGCAAGTGGGCCAAGCGTGAAGGCGTCGACTGCTACCGGGTCTATGATGCCGACATGCCGGAATATTCCATGGCCATCGACCTGTACCACGATTGGGTGCATGTCCAGGAATACGTCGCGCCGAAGTCCATCGACCCGGAAAAGGCCTCGGCCCGGTTGTTCGATGCGCTGGCGGCCATTCCCCAAGCCTTGAATGTCGACAAGAGCCGCGTCGTCATCAAGCGTCGCGAGCGCCAGAGCGGCACCAGGCAGTACGAGCGCCAGAGCGCCCAGGGCAAGTTCACCGAGGTCAACGAGGGCGGTGTGAAGCTGCTGGTCAACCTCACCGACTACCTCGACACCGGGTTGTTCCTCGATCACCGGCCGATGCGCTTGCGGATCCAGAAAGAGGCCGCCGGCAAGCGCTTCCTCAACCTGTTCTGCTACACCGCGACCGCCAGCGTCCATGCCGCCAAGGGTGGCGCGCGCAGCACCACCAGCGTCGATTTGTCTAAAACCTATCTGGACTGGGCGCGGCGCAACCTGTCACTTAATGGTTTTTCCGACAAGAATCGCCTGGAGCAGGGCGATGTCATGGCCTGGCTTGAAGCCAGTCGCGACGAGTACGACCTGATCTTCATCGATCCGCCAACGTTCTCCAACTCCAAGCGCATGGAAGGCGTGTTCGACGTGCAGCGCGACCACGTCCAGCTGTTGGACCTGGCCATGGCGCGCCTGGCGCCGGGCGGCGTGCTGTATTTTTCCAACAACTTCCGCAAGTTCCAGCTCGAAGCCAACCTGGGCGAGCGTTACGCCGTGGAGGAAATCACCGCCGGGACCATCGACCCGGATTTTGCCCGAAACAGCAAGATTCACCGCGCCTGGAAAATCATGGCGCGCTGA
- a CDS encoding GGDEF domain-containing protein: MALHQVRPRILGFISEDVSAWLVACVVLMAGLLLTGLLAWGTLKQFNQQLRQRFELLVDERYSRLEERFQDQEQRLDSLRRFFANSAGVSGAEFHGYTEALLRRTRAFAWAPRVLRSERQAFEEQARAELSNTFTIRERDEAGALREAAERDEYVPLLYVQSQPSYGAPLGLDLLSHSLRRVTLERARQRNALVVSEPIDLTGGDPAFSRGVMLAAPVLKPLASEPFGYVVAAISMRQLVADGLPEAEDDNLTMRVLDSSHDTPWEVLFETSNRPGKSELSAVRMLRLADHDFRVELRPSLAFLSNNHSSVVSVTVLGGLLSLMLSVLLYTLVSQRQRALALVEQRTRELHARESELRGTHGQLKGVLDAATQVAIIATDLRGVITTFNAGAEQMLGYRSCDVLQSMTLESLHVPRELQHRAAQLAVRFGKPIPTCHAMLLEGGEQGGQQAREWTLVRRDGSHLTVNMLATPVLDDQGLWVGHLAICIDVTERKRVHEALAARDLLLKKLSAHVPGGIYQFKMDFTGEFSVIYASDGIRDIYELEPDVLVRHAEAVFSRIHPLDSARVRASIRISADTLSPWREEYRVQLPQRGLRWVRGEATPEQLPGGGVLWHGYVSDISDLKRVEEELRALSITDALTGIRNRRYFQERLTSEMARVERGSGELTVIMLDIDHFKRINDQHGHAVGDRVLQAVCQRITQRLRRTDVFCRLGGEEFVVLCPDTDSENAYTLALGLWDGLRGSPIDDIGTITASFGIASWRLGEGADALLLRADSGVYAAKQAGRDRVEVQLG; the protein is encoded by the coding sequence ATGGCATTACATCAGGTGCGTCCCAGGATCCTGGGCTTTATCAGCGAAGATGTTTCAGCATGGCTAGTGGCTTGCGTCGTCCTGATGGCAGGCCTGCTGCTGACCGGTCTGTTGGCCTGGGGCACGTTGAAGCAGTTCAACCAGCAATTGCGCCAGCGCTTCGAATTGCTCGTCGACGAACGCTATAGCCGCCTCGAAGAGCGTTTCCAGGACCAGGAGCAACGTCTCGACAGTCTGAGGCGCTTCTTCGCCAACTCCGCGGGAGTGTCTGGCGCCGAATTCCACGGCTATACCGAAGCACTCTTGCGGCGTACCCGGGCCTTCGCATGGGCGCCTCGGGTGCTGCGCAGTGAGCGCCAGGCATTCGAGGAACAGGCACGAGCCGAACTATCCAATACCTTTACCATTCGTGAGCGAGACGAGGCTGGAGCCCTGCGCGAGGCCGCTGAACGGGATGAATACGTGCCGCTCCTATACGTCCAGAGCCAGCCATCCTATGGCGCGCCGCTGGGCCTGGATCTGCTTTCGCACTCACTGCGCCGTGTCACGCTTGAACGGGCCCGTCAGCGTAACGCCCTGGTGGTTTCCGAGCCCATCGATCTGACCGGGGGCGATCCGGCCTTTTCCCGTGGTGTCATGCTGGCGGCGCCTGTTCTCAAGCCGCTGGCCAGCGAGCCGTTCGGTTACGTGGTGGCGGCCATCAGCATGCGCCAGTTGGTCGCCGATGGGCTGCCGGAGGCGGAGGATGACAATCTGACGATGCGTGTGCTTGATTCCTCCCACGATACTCCTTGGGAAGTCCTGTTCGAAACATCCAACCGACCGGGTAAAAGCGAGCTGTCGGCAGTCCGGATGTTGCGCCTGGCCGATCATGACTTCCGCGTGGAGCTGCGGCCCAGTCTCGCGTTCCTGTCGAACAATCATTCCAGCGTCGTGAGCGTCACGGTGCTGGGCGGGCTGCTCAGCCTGATGCTCAGCGTCCTGCTGTATACGTTGGTCAGCCAGCGACAGCGGGCCTTGGCGCTGGTGGAACAGCGCACCCGGGAACTGCATGCCCGGGAATCGGAACTGCGCGGCACCCACGGCCAATTGAAGGGCGTGCTCGACGCCGCGACGCAAGTCGCGATCATCGCCACCGACCTGCGCGGTGTCATCACCACGTTCAATGCCGGCGCCGAGCAGATGCTCGGCTACCGCAGTTGCGATGTCCTGCAGAGCATGACCCTGGAAAGTCTTCACGTTCCGCGTGAGCTGCAGCATCGGGCCGCACAGCTGGCCGTGCGTTTCGGCAAGCCAATCCCGACGTGCCATGCGATGCTGCTCGAAGGCGGTGAGCAGGGCGGCCAACAGGCTCGGGAGTGGACCCTGGTGCGCCGCGACGGCAGCCACCTGACGGTCAACATGCTGGCCACGCCCGTGCTCGACGACCAAGGGTTGTGGGTCGGGCACCTGGCAATCTGCATCGACGTCACCGAACGCAAGCGCGTCCACGAAGCCTTGGCCGCACGGGACCTGCTGTTGAAAAAACTCAGCGCTCATGTCCCCGGCGGCATCTATCAATTCAAGATGGACTTTACCGGTGAGTTCAGCGTGATCTATGCCAGCGACGGCATCCGCGACATCTACGAACTGGAGCCTGACGTGCTGGTACGGCACGCCGAAGCGGTGTTTTCGCGCATCCATCCGCTGGACAGCGCGCGGGTGCGGGCTTCGATCCGCATCTCGGCGGACACATTGAGCCCATGGCGTGAAGAGTACCGGGTGCAACTGCCGCAGCGCGGTCTGCGCTGGGTACGCGGTGAGGCCACGCCCGAGCAATTGCCTGGCGGCGGTGTGTTGTGGCACGGCTATGTCTCGGACATCTCCGACCTCAAGCGCGTGGAAGAAGAACTGCGGGCACTGTCCATCACCGACGCCTTGACCGGCATTCGCAACCGACGGTATTTCCAGGAGCGCCTGACTTCGGAGATGGCCCGGGTTGAACGGGGCTCCGGCGAGCTGACGGTCATCATGCTCGACATCGATCACTTCAAGCGTATCAACGACCAGCATGGCCATGCGGTGGGTGATCGGGTGTTGCAGGCGGTCTGCCAGCGCATCACCCAACGGCTGCGCCGCACCGACGTGTTCTGCCGGTTGGGCGGTGAAGAGTTCGTGGTGCTCTGCCCGGATACGGACAGTGAAAATGCGTACACCCTGGCCTTGGGGTTATGGGACGGCCTGCGGGGTTCGCCGATCGACGACATCGGCACCATCACCGCCAGTTTTGGCATCGCCAGCTGGCGCCTCGGCGAAGGTGCCGACGCGCTGTTGTTGCGGGCCGACTCAGGTGTGTACGCGGCGAAGCAGGCCGGGCGCGATCGGGTCGAGGTGCAGTTGGGATAG
- the dacB gene encoding D-alanyl-D-alanine carboxypeptidase/D-alanyl-D-alanine-endopeptidase codes for MIKSLRPLLLASLLPLALPVTTQAATINTALSPNVQKALKNSKLQDNALSLVMVPLNGPGTPTLYNADVSVNPASTMKLVTTYAALEMLGPNHQWKTEFYTDGTLSGGILNGNLYLKGGGDPKLNMEKLWLLMRDLRANGVQQITGDLVLDRSFFIQPQLPEFNDDGNDENKPFLVKPDSLLVNLKALRFVARNDAGRVLISVEPPIASIRIENVVKAANSKQCTGGVRYNPVAQADGSMTVTVSGQLGEGCSSQTYLSLLDHATYTAGAVRAIWKELGGSIQGSDRLAATPKNAKLLARAFSPDLAEIIRDINKYSNNTMAQQLFLSLGAEFRNEADGDDAKAAQRVVRQWLAKKGITAPHLVMENGSGLSRAERVSAREMAAMLQAAWRSPYAAEFISSMPIAGTDGTMRKRLKTTAMAGEAHVKTGTLNTVRAIAGYSRDINGNTWAVVAILNDPKPWGASSVLDQVLLDLYRQPKLPQTASVL; via the coding sequence ATGATCAAATCTTTGCGCCCATTGCTTCTGGCCAGCCTTCTTCCTTTGGCCCTGCCTGTCACCACCCAAGCCGCCACCATCAACACCGCCCTGTCGCCGAATGTGCAAAAGGCCCTGAAAAACAGCAAACTGCAAGACAACGCCCTGTCCCTGGTGATGGTGCCGCTCAACGGCCCCGGCACCCCGACGCTGTATAACGCCGACGTTTCGGTGAACCCGGCGTCCACCATGAAGCTGGTAACGACCTACGCAGCCCTGGAAATGCTCGGGCCGAACCATCAGTGGAAAACCGAGTTCTACACCGACGGCACCCTCAGCGGGGGCATTCTCAACGGCAACCTGTACCTCAAGGGCGGCGGCGATCCCAAGCTGAACATGGAAAAGCTCTGGCTGTTGATGCGTGACCTGCGGGCCAACGGCGTGCAGCAGATTACCGGCGACCTGGTGCTGGACCGCAGCTTCTTCATCCAGCCGCAGTTGCCCGAGTTCAACGACGATGGCAATGACGAAAACAAACCCTTCCTGGTCAAGCCCGATTCGCTGCTGGTCAACCTCAAGGCGCTGCGCTTCGTGGCCCGCAATGACGCTGGCCGGGTACTGATATCGGTCGAACCGCCCATCGCCAGCATCCGCATCGAGAACGTGGTCAAGGCCGCCAATTCCAAGCAATGCACCGGTGGCGTGCGCTACAACCCGGTGGCCCAGGCGGACGGCAGCATGACCGTGACCGTCAGCGGCCAACTCGGCGAGGGTTGCAGCTCCCAGACCTACCTGTCGCTGCTCGACCATGCCACCTACACCGCTGGCGCCGTACGAGCGATCTGGAAGGAGCTGGGCGGCAGCATCCAGGGCAGCGACCGCCTGGCCGCGACGCCGAAGAACGCCAAACTGCTGGCCCGGGCATTCTCGCCGGACCTGGCGGAGATCATCCGCGACATCAACAAATACAGTAACAACACCATGGCCCAGCAACTGTTCCTGAGCCTGGGCGCAGAGTTTCGCAACGAGGCCGACGGTGACGACGCCAAGGCTGCGCAGCGGGTGGTGCGCCAATGGCTGGCCAAGAAAGGCATTACCGCGCCGCACCTGGTGATGGAAAACGGCTCCGGCCTGTCCCGCGCCGAACGGGTCAGCGCCCGGGAGATGGCGGCGATGCTGCAAGCGGCATGGCGCAGCCCGTATGCGGCGGAATTCATCAGCTCGATGCCCATCGCCGGCACGGACGGCACCATGCGCAAACGCCTCAAGACCACCGCCATGGCCGGTGAAGCGCACGTCAAGACCGGTACGTTGAACACAGTCCGCGCCATTGCTGGCTACAGCCGCGACATCAACGGTAATACCTGGGCGGTCGTGGCGATCCTCAACGATCCGAAGCCATGGGGCGCCTCCTCCGTGCTGGACCAGGTGCTGCTGGACTTGTATCGCCAGCCGAAACTGCCGCAGACGGCGTCGGTGCTCTGA